One window of Candidatus Microthrix subdominans genomic DNA carries:
- the fusA gene encoding elongation factor G: protein MSDLPLERTRNIGIMAHIDAGKTTTTERILYYTGKSYKIGEVHDGAATMDWMVQEQERGITITSAATTAHWTDTVNKVDHRVQIIDTPGHVDFTVEVERSLRVLDGAVAVFDGVAGVEPQTETVWRQADKYHVPRMCFINKMDRTGADFFGALKSIKERLNAKVAVIQLPIGAEAEYAGIVDLVTMQAWVWNGEELGASWEVTDIPADMVELADEYRQELIDVLSETDETVMEKFINEEELSPAELRAALREATLNHGLVPVLNGTAFKNKGVQPLLDAVCFYMPSPLDLPPVDGTDRKGEPITRAPEDDEPFSALAFKIMTADHVGKLTYFRVYSGKITKGDQVLNTRSGNKERMGRLLEMHAKDQIEQEWVGPGDIVAAIGMKDTRTGDTLCDPSAFIQLESLEFPDPVIHVAVEPKTKADQDKMSKALVSLAEEDPTFQVRTDEETAETIIAGMGELHLEVIVDRMLREFKVDATVGKPQVAYRETLTQEVIKHTYLHKKQTGGSGQYAKIVINVIPTGPGGGFSFEDNITGGRIPKEYIPSVGHGVEEALTSGVLAGFPMVDVRVELTDGDYHDVDSSEMAFKIAGTMAFKEAARKAKPTLLEPIMNVEVVTPEDYMGDVIGDLNSRRGKVGKMEQRGANQVIDAEVPLSEMFGYSTDLRSKTQGRANYTMHFGSYQATPRSIQEEIVARVTGR, encoded by the coding sequence ATGTCAGACCTTCCCCTCGAACGAACCCGCAACATCGGCATCATGGCCCACATCGATGCCGGCAAGACGACCACGACCGAGCGGATCCTCTATTACACGGGCAAGAGCTACAAGATCGGCGAGGTGCACGACGGTGCCGCCACGATGGACTGGATGGTCCAGGAGCAGGAGCGGGGCATCACGATCACCTCGGCTGCCACCACCGCCCACTGGACCGACACGGTCAACAAGGTGGACCACCGCGTCCAGATCATCGATACGCCGGGCCACGTGGACTTCACCGTCGAGGTGGAGCGTTCGCTGCGGGTGCTCGACGGCGCCGTCGCCGTCTTCGACGGGGTGGCCGGCGTGGAGCCGCAGACCGAAACCGTGTGGCGTCAGGCCGATAAATACCACGTGCCGCGCATGTGCTTCATCAACAAGATGGACCGCACCGGCGCCGACTTCTTCGGCGCCCTCAAGTCGATCAAGGAGCGGCTGAACGCCAAGGTGGCGGTGATCCAGCTGCCGATCGGCGCCGAGGCCGAGTACGCGGGCATCGTCGACCTGGTCACGATGCAGGCGTGGGTCTGGAACGGCGAGGAGCTGGGCGCCTCCTGGGAGGTCACCGACATCCCCGCCGACATGGTGGAGCTGGCCGACGAATACCGCCAGGAACTCATCGACGTGCTCTCCGAGACCGACGAGACGGTCATGGAGAAGTTCATCAACGAGGAGGAGCTGAGCCCCGCCGAGCTGCGGGCCGCCCTGCGCGAGGCCACCCTGAACCACGGGCTCGTGCCCGTGCTCAACGGCACCGCCTTCAAAAACAAGGGTGTGCAGCCGCTGCTGGACGCAGTCTGCTTCTACATGCCCAGCCCGCTCGACCTTCCGCCGGTGGACGGAACCGATCGCAAGGGCGAGCCGATCACCCGGGCCCCCGAGGACGACGAGCCCTTCAGCGCCCTCGCCTTCAAGATCATGACCGCCGACCACGTCGGCAAGTTGACCTACTTCCGGGTGTATTCGGGCAAGATCACCAAGGGTGATCAGGTGTTGAACACCAGGAGCGGCAACAAGGAGCGCATGGGCCGCCTGCTGGAGATGCACGCCAAGGATCAGATCGAACAGGAGTGGGTCGGCCCCGGCGACATCGTCGCGGCAATCGGCATGAAGGACACCCGCACCGGCGACACGCTGTGCGATCCGTCCGCCTTCATCCAGCTGGAGTCGCTCGAGTTCCCCGACCCGGTGATTCACGTCGCGGTCGAGCCCAAGACCAAGGCCGACCAGGACAAGATGTCCAAGGCGTTGGTGTCGCTGGCCGAGGAGGATCCCACCTTCCAGGTGCGCACCGACGAGGAGACCGCCGAGACGATCATCGCCGGCATGGGCGAACTGCACCTCGAGGTGATCGTCGACCGCATGCTGCGGGAGTTCAAGGTCGACGCCACGGTCGGCAAGCCGCAGGTGGCCTACCGCGAGACCCTCACCCAGGAGGTCATCAAGCACACCTACCTGCACAAAAAGCAGACCGGTGGCTCGGGCCAGTACGCCAAGATCGTCATCAACGTCATCCCCACCGGCCCCGGCGGCGGGTTCAGCTTCGAGGACAACATCACCGGCGGACGCATTCCCAAGGAGTACATCCCGTCGGTGGGCCACGGCGTCGAGGAGGCGCTCACCTCGGGGGTCCTCGCCGGTTTCCCGATGGTCGACGTGCGCGTCGAGCTCACCGACGGCGACTACCACGACGTCGACTCGTCGGAGATGGCGTTCAAGATCGCCGGAACGATGGCCTTCAAGGAGGCCGCCCGGAAGGCGAAGCCCACACTGCTCGAGCCGATCATGAACGTCGAGGTCGTGACGCCCGAGGATTACATGGGCGATGTCATCGGCGACCTCAACAGCCGGCGCGGCAAGGTCGGCAAGATGGAACAGCGCGGCGCCAACCAGGTGATCGACGCCGAGGTGCCGCTGTCGGAGATGTTCGGGTATTCGACCGACCTCCGCTCGAAGACCCAGGGCCGGGCCAACTACACGATGCACTTCGGTAGTTACCAGGCCACCCCGCGATCGATCCAGGAAGAGATCGTCGCTCGGGTCACCGGCCGCTGA
- the rpsG gene encoding 30S ribosomal protein S7, with amino-acid sequence MPRKGPATRRELSPDPVYDSVLVTQFVNKVLRRGKRSLAEKIVYDALTMIEEKTGSEPVGTLKRAIDNVKPALEVRSRRVGGATYQVPVEVSPRRSNTLAIRWLVGYSRQRRERSMAERLANELLDASNGIGASVKRRDDLHKMAESNKAFAHYRW; translated from the coding sequence ATGCCCCGTAAAGGACCTGCGACCCGTCGCGAACTCTCCCCGGACCCGGTCTACGACTCGGTACTCGTCACCCAGTTCGTCAACAAGGTGCTTCGGCGCGGCAAGCGCTCGCTGGCCGAGAAGATCGTCTACGACGCACTGACCATGATCGAGGAGAAGACGGGTTCGGAGCCTGTCGGCACCCTCAAGCGGGCGATCGACAACGTCAAGCCGGCCCTCGAGGTTCGTAGCCGCCGTGTCGGTGGCGCCACCTACCAGGTCCCCGTCGAGGTCAGCCCCCGCCGGTCGAACACGCTGGCGATCCGCTGGCTGGTCGGCTACTCCCGCCAGCGCCGGGAGCGCTCGATGGCCGAACGCCTGGCCAACGAGCTGCTCGACGCCTCCAACGGCATCGGAGCCTCGGTCAAGCGCCGTGACGATCTCCACAAGATGGCCGAATCCAACAAGGCATTCGCCCACTACCGCTGGTAG
- a CDS encoding TetR/AcrR family transcriptional regulator, whose translation MTQTLTTAPTGRAANRQRKRQEYIDTAIRIVLNGGLEALTMQALAREMGAAVGTAYTYFASKSALVAELQVLAIGRLTSTYADAAPRWQGEMGRLDAKGKAEAGLTTFVEFVVRAPGSLRDDFFLQLLLLTDGGRSILPEDQATVLEAAGQWATLVRELIDEAVEAGVLNKVDADRRAAKFVAMLNGASLFTNLPDGAIPDLPGLTRSLMIDLLCAWGADRKRITRSASKAEAAADQLELAAPALA comes from the coding sequence ATGACCCAAACCTTGACCACAGCGCCCACCGGGCGGGCGGCGAACCGTCAGCGCAAGCGCCAGGAGTACATCGACACCGCCATCCGCATCGTTCTCAACGGCGGGCTGGAGGCGTTGACGATGCAGGCCCTCGCACGTGAGATGGGTGCTGCGGTCGGCACGGCGTACACGTACTTCGCATCCAAGTCTGCATTGGTCGCCGAGCTGCAGGTGCTGGCGATCGGACGTTTGACGTCCACCTATGCCGATGCCGCCCCGCGCTGGCAGGGCGAGATGGGTCGCCTCGACGCCAAGGGTAAGGCCGAGGCCGGCCTGACCACCTTCGTCGAGTTCGTGGTTCGGGCCCCCGGATCCCTGCGCGACGACTTCTTTCTCCAGCTGCTCCTGCTGACCGACGGCGGGCGTTCCATCCTCCCCGAGGATCAGGCCACCGTGCTGGAGGCCGCAGGTCAGTGGGCCACCCTTGTCCGGGAACTCATCGACGAAGCCGTCGAAGCGGGCGTGCTGAACAAGGTCGACGCCGATCGGCGTGCGGCCAAGTTTGTCGCCATGTTGAACGGCGCCTCGCTCTTCACCAACCTGCCCGACGGCGCCATCCCAGACCTGCCCGGCCTGACCCGCTCGTTGATGATCGACCTGCTGTGCGCCTGGGGCGCCGACCGCAAGCGCATCACCCGCAGTGCGTCGAAGGCCGAAGCCGCCGCAGATCAGCTGGAGCTGGCAGCGCCCGCCCTCGCCTGA
- a CDS encoding glycosyltransferase family 4 protein produces MNSPGDPTDASPARRPPTLRPIVWADVTNTVASSGTTGVQRASKNLLAPLADRDPRLDLRLIRWCPECAAFLRLDDDERRRFSDDAPPPDRRVDRLPQRIRPVARRVADRPLLRRLNEAMRRRRRPPHPVDAHAGLTVSIDDGTFLDLDAAWHNPLDRRDLLPALSAAGVRTAVLFHDLFPIDHPEWSDRGTRELFPPWADAHLRFDALIVGNSDWTLQRALDRRRGMGLPDPGVSGVVHLSGDGGAGRDEPVAPQGPTPTGARPGLPPQLQTAGASERRLDGYVICVSTLEPRKNHQVLLDAFDLWSQRTPGLGLVFVGRIGWNTEALVRRIERHPLLGSQLFWFAHADDETMRTLLGGATVAAMPSHAEGFGLPVLEALALGVPVVTTNGGALGEVGGDVPLRLAADDSEAWADALVRHLADEDYLRTRRAEARRAAGALPTWSAARDELVELLTRLAPPS; encoded by the coding sequence ATGAACTCCCCCGGGGATCCCACCGATGCATCGCCAGCCCGCCGACCGCCCACGCTCCGACCGATCGTGTGGGCCGACGTCACCAACACCGTCGCCAGCTCGGGTACGACCGGCGTCCAGCGCGCCTCCAAGAACCTGCTTGCCCCCTTGGCGGACCGGGACCCGCGCCTCGACCTCCGCCTGATCCGCTGGTGTCCGGAGTGCGCCGCATTTCTGCGCCTCGACGACGACGAGCGACGACGCTTCAGCGATGACGCCCCTCCCCCGGACCGACGGGTGGACCGACTCCCCCAGCGCATCCGACCCGTCGCCCGCCGGGTGGCCGACCGGCCGCTGCTACGGCGGCTCAACGAGGCGATGCGCCGGCGGCGCCGTCCACCCCACCCGGTCGACGCCCATGCCGGCCTGACGGTGAGCATCGACGACGGCACGTTCCTCGACCTCGACGCCGCCTGGCACAACCCGCTCGATCGTCGGGACCTGCTGCCGGCGCTGTCGGCGGCCGGCGTCCGCACGGCCGTGCTGTTCCACGACCTGTTCCCGATCGACCACCCTGAGTGGTCCGACCGGGGCACGCGGGAGCTGTTCCCACCGTGGGCCGACGCCCACCTGCGCTTCGACGCGCTGATCGTGGGCAACTCCGACTGGACGCTGCAACGGGCCCTCGATCGACGTCGAGGAATGGGACTGCCCGATCCCGGTGTCTCGGGGGTGGTGCACCTGAGCGGGGATGGAGGTGCGGGCCGTGACGAGCCCGTCGCCCCGCAAGGTCCGACGCCGACGGGCGCCCGGCCCGGCCTCCCTCCTCAACTGCAAACGGCAGGAGCATCCGAACGGCGCCTCGACGGCTACGTCATCTGTGTGTCCACGCTGGAGCCGAGGAAGAACCACCAGGTGCTGCTCGACGCCTTCGATCTGTGGTCACAGCGGACGCCGGGCCTGGGCCTGGTGTTCGTCGGGCGGATCGGGTGGAACACCGAGGCGCTGGTGCGACGTATCGAACGCCACCCCCTGCTCGGCAGCCAACTGTTTTGGTTTGCCCACGCGGACGACGAGACGATGCGCACCCTGCTCGGGGGTGCGACGGTCGCGGCGATGCCCAGCCATGCAGAGGGGTTCGGCCTGCCGGTGCTGGAGGCGCTCGCTCTCGGGGTTCCGGTCGTGACGACGAACGGCGGTGCGCTCGGCGAGGTGGGCGGCGACGTGCCCCTGAGGTTGGCGGCCGATGATTCGGAGGCCTGGGCCGACGCGCTGGTGCGCCACCTCGCCGACGAGGACTATCTCCGGACACGACGGGCCGAGGCCCGACGCGCCGCTGGGGCACTGCCCACGTGGAGTGCGGCCCGGGACGAACTGGTCGAGCTGCTCACCCGCCTCGCTCCTCCGTCCTGA
- a CDS encoding 30S ribosomal protein S12, with product MPTIQQLVRNGRSTKRKTNTTPALKGAPQRRGVCTRVYTVTPKKPNSALRKVARVRLSSGMEVTAYIPGEGHNLQEHSIVLVRGGRVRDLPGVRYKIVRGTLDTAGVRDRRQARSRYGAKKES from the coding sequence GTGCCCACCATCCAACAGCTGGTCAGAAATGGCCGTTCTACCAAGCGCAAGACGAACACCACGCCTGCGTTGAAGGGCGCCCCCCAGCGTCGTGGGGTGTGCACCCGCGTGTACACCGTCACCCCCAAGAAGCCGAACTCGGCGCTGCGCAAGGTGGCCCGTGTGCGGTTGTCATCCGGCATGGAGGTGACCGCCTACATTCCCGGCGAGGGTCACAACCTGCAGGAGCACAGCATCGTCCTGGTCCGCGGGGGCCGGGTGCGCGACCTGCCCGGCGTTCGCTACAAGATCGTGCGGGGCACCCTCGACACCGCCGGCGTGCGCGATCGTCGCCAGGCCCGTAGCCGCTACGGCGCCAAGAAGGAGAGCTGA
- a CDS encoding glycosyltransferase, which translates to MKNLAIVAPSPVPFREGGAERLWNGLAVELRRQGTPTELLKTPVRERTLTQLVTGYAAFAEWDLAHFDQVITGKYPAWAVDHPNHRLWMLHPLRGLYDRYPTHLPAGPGRRVDPDLAAALELPGRLAARASASGVILEIADRLARAAERLGPDHPDLAIPSPTARALVQGLDHHLLAASRVRSHAAISAEVATRPAWFPPGIRPLVVHPPLDTDWAAVLAGLAPPERTPGAPLRVLSVGRLERAKRHDLAIAGVKAMTRPARLRIVGTGPDADRLAELTTDDERIELLGGLDDRGLAEAYGWADVLCFTSDREDYGLVTLEALTAGRGVIATTDAGGALELLNDSGATGASHEADGPANGMVVAPRANDLGDALDSIAGTDGLVERMGEAARISSTALSWERTIEALVDPPRKRRVAGAPGPVQQAGQGPSVVALSTYPIGERRQGGELRAFHLLAGLADAGAQVLVVSLTTDADRAGRRRLAPGFDEETVAISPRQSEAEHRMRLVSTTHAITDIAASLLWSATPEFTASVRAELADAAVAVLVQPYLASALAALAPRHLPVVLDAHNHEATMKASLLGGTRGGRWLAREAADAERLALDLAAAVVTTTAQDAALFRRVDGVDADALHVIANGASVIGSPFTDGAERSALGDRLIGQLGLGGPPASVGTGLRPRRRLAVFVGSGHPPNVDAAQRIVDAVRHRNDVAVALIGRHSELLGGRLPDHIVALGRVENEVLADYLAGADVALNPVEEGSGSNLKLIDYFAAGVPVITSPFGARGVADPERFALLAPPRGLGAALDALFADPDAPTRARAARAYAEAHLDWSSLGRRMAEVTLALARPPADRAAGQAPTPFVEDRR; encoded by the coding sequence GTGAAAAATCTCGCCATCGTGGCACCGAGCCCCGTCCCGTTTCGCGAGGGCGGCGCCGAACGGCTCTGGAACGGCCTAGCGGTAGAACTCCGACGTCAAGGAACCCCCACCGAGCTACTCAAGACACCGGTAAGGGAACGCACGCTCACCCAACTCGTCACCGGTTACGCCGCCTTCGCCGAATGGGATCTCGCACATTTTGACCAAGTGATCACCGGCAAGTACCCGGCGTGGGCGGTCGATCACCCCAACCACCGGTTGTGGATGTTGCACCCGCTGCGCGGGCTGTACGACCGCTATCCGACGCACCTGCCTGCCGGGCCCGGCCGGCGAGTCGACCCGGACCTGGCCGCTGCGCTCGAACTCCCCGGGCGCTTGGCCGCCCGCGCCTCCGCATCCGGCGTGATCCTCGAGATCGCCGACCGTCTCGCCCGGGCCGCCGAGCGGCTCGGACCCGACCACCCCGACCTGGCGATCCCCTCGCCGACGGCGCGAGCGCTGGTGCAGGGGCTCGACCACCACCTCCTCGCCGCCTCGCGGGTGCGTTCGCACGCCGCCATCAGCGCCGAGGTGGCCACCCGGCCCGCCTGGTTCCCACCCGGAATCCGCCCGCTGGTGGTCCATCCCCCGCTCGACACCGACTGGGCGGCCGTCCTCGCCGGCCTCGCTCCCCCCGAGCGCACACCGGGGGCGCCGCTGCGCGTGCTCAGCGTCGGCCGGCTGGAACGGGCCAAGCGCCACGACCTGGCGATCGCCGGCGTGAAGGCCATGACGCGCCCGGCCCGTCTGCGCATCGTCGGCACTGGTCCCGATGCTGATCGTCTGGCCGAGCTGACGACCGACGACGAGCGAATCGAACTGCTCGGCGGACTCGACGACCGGGGCCTCGCTGAGGCCTACGGCTGGGCCGACGTGCTGTGTTTCACCTCCGATCGCGAGGACTACGGCCTGGTCACGCTCGAGGCGCTCACCGCCGGGCGGGGCGTCATCGCCACCACCGACGCGGGAGGCGCGTTGGAGCTGCTGAACGATTCGGGCGCCACCGGTGCGTCCCATGAAGCCGACGGCCCGGCGAACGGGATGGTCGTCGCGCCCCGGGCGAACGACCTCGGCGATGCGCTCGACTCGATTGCGGGCACCGACGGGCTGGTCGAGCGGATGGGTGAGGCCGCCCGCATCTCATCAACCGCACTGTCGTGGGAGCGCACCATCGAGGCGCTCGTCGATCCGCCTCGAAAGCGTCGGGTGGCCGGCGCCCCCGGGCCGGTCCAGCAAGCTGGCCAAGGTCCGTCGGTCGTGGCGCTCAGCACCTACCCGATCGGCGAGCGCCGCCAGGGCGGAGAGCTGCGGGCGTTCCACCTGCTCGCCGGCCTGGCCGACGCCGGGGCGCAGGTGTTGGTGGTGTCGCTCACCACCGATGCCGACCGGGCGGGCCGACGTCGCCTGGCACCCGGATTCGACGAGGAGACCGTCGCCATCTCCCCCCGCCAGAGCGAGGCCGAGCACCGCATGCGGCTCGTCTCCACCACCCACGCCATCACCGACATCGCTGCGTCGCTGTTGTGGTCGGCAACCCCCGAGTTCACGGCGTCGGTCCGGGCCGAGTTGGCCGACGCCGCTGTCGCCGTGTTGGTCCAGCCCTATCTGGCGAGTGCGTTGGCGGCGCTGGCTCCCCGCCACCTGCCGGTCGTCCTCGATGCCCACAACCACGAGGCGACGATGAAGGCCTCACTCCTGGGAGGCACACGCGGTGGGCGGTGGCTGGCTCGGGAGGCCGCCGACGCCGAACGGCTGGCGCTCGATCTGGCGGCTGCGGTCGTGACGACCACCGCTCAGGACGCAGCGCTGTTTCGCCGCGTCGACGGCGTCGACGCGGACGCGCTGCACGTCATCGCCAACGGTGCCTCCGTCATCGGCTCGCCCTTCACCGATGGGGCCGAGCGCAGCGCTCTCGGGGACCGCCTCATCGGACAGCTCGGACTGGGCGGGCCGCCTGCGTCGGTCGGGACCGGCCTCCGGCCTCGACGCCGCCTGGCGGTGTTCGTCGGCTCCGGCCATCCGCCCAACGTCGACGCCGCCCAGCGCATCGTCGACGCCGTCCGCCATCGCAACGATGTGGCGGTCGCCCTGATCGGCCGCCACTCGGAACTGCTCGGTGGCCGTCTTCCCGACCACATCGTTGCCTTGGGTCGCGTCGAGAACGAGGTGCTGGCTGACTACCTGGCCGGTGCCGACGTAGCGCTCAACCCGGTCGAGGAGGGCTCGGGGTCCAACCTGAAGCTGATCGACTACTTCGCGGCCGGGGTCCCGGTGATCACCTCGCCATTCGGCGCCCGTGGCGTCGCCGACCCGGAGCGGTTCGCCCTGCTCGCCCCCCCGAGGGGCCTGGGCGCCGCCCTCGACGCCTTGTTCGCCGATCCGGACGCACCGACACGGGCCCGGGCGGCCCGCGCCTACGCCGAAGCACACCTCGACTGGTCGTCGCTCGGTCGGCGCATGGCCGAGGTGACGCTGGCCTTGGCCCGCCCACCTGCCGATCGGGCCGCCGGGCAGGCACCGACGCCATTCGTGGAGGACCGACGATGA